From a region of the Panicum virgatum strain AP13 chromosome 2K, P.virgatum_v5, whole genome shotgun sequence genome:
- the LOC120661757 gene encoding photosystem II 10 kDa polypeptide, chloroplastic-like, translating into MEASVMASLALKPSPSLFLDRSRFPGVKPSARSSAFRVMAKKAKKIQTSQPFGPAGGLNLKDGVDASGRPAKGKGVYQFTSKYGANVGGYSPIYNPEEWSPSGDVYVGGKTGLVLWAITLAGILLGGALLVYNTSALAS; encoded by the exons ATGGAAGCCTCTGTCATGGCCTCTTTGGCCTTGAAACCATCTCCATCTCTATTCTTGGATCGATCGAGGTTCCCAGGCGTCAAGCCATCAGCAAGATCTTCAGCCTTCAGAGTAATGGCCAAGAAAGCAAAGAAGATCCAAACTTCTCAGCCTTTCG GCCCAGCAGGAGGATTGAACTTAAAGGATGGTGTTGATGCATCTGGAAGGCCAGCCAAG GGGAAGGGTGTCTACCAGTTCACCAGCAAATACGGAGCAAATGTTGGTGGGTACAG CCCAATATATAACCCAGAAGAATGGTCTCCAAGCGGCGACGTTTATGTTGGAG GAAAGACAGGGCTGGTGCTCTGGGCAATCACTCTTGCTGGAATTTTGCTGGGTGGTGCTCTTCTTGTCTACAATACTAGCGCCTTGGCTTCTTGA
- the LOC120661719 gene encoding probable receptor-like protein kinase At1g30570 gives MRYFPHLLLILVVFLILGNARAQSKPLLINCGSDSSSTIVDGRAWVGDSRSDGANFTVSSPGAIAPAPKAAAGGEEDVYGDLYRTARVFNASSSYRFRVAAGSYFLRLHFSQLFSNLSSKESVFDVTANDLKLISKFSVPGEVYWRNSEINSTSNVIVKEYLLNVTSGKLEVEFAPDAGSFAFINAMEVVPVPGSSVFDSVNKVGGVGLKGPFSLADSGIETMYRVCVGGGKIERKEDPRLWRKWDSDEHYIFSLNAAHAIKNTSNISYVSGDDSTSAPLRLYETARVTEETFVVDKKFNVSWRFNIDPGFDYLVRLHFCELEYEMPEQRKFKIYINSKTAAENYDVFAKAGGKNKAFHEDFLDDASSQMDTLWVQLGSESSATSAAASDALLNGMEIFKVSRDGNLGHPTIRIGGTSGGMVKPKRSPKWVLIGAAAGLVMFISIAGAIYFCFYLRRKKNTPANITKDNPPATPMATNARASPTLRTTGTFGSCRMGRQFSFAEIKAATMNFDESLVIGIGGFGKVYKGETENGTPVAIKRGHAQSQQGVKEFETEIEMLSRLRHRHLVSLIGYCDEQNEMILVYEHMSNGTLRSHLYGSDLPALTWKQRLEICIGAARGLHYLHTGLDRGIIHRDVKTTNILLDDNFVAKMADFGISKDGPPLDHTHVSTAVKGSFGYLDPEYFMRQQLTQSSDVYSFGVVLFEVLCARPVINPTLPRDQINLPEWALKWKRQNLLETIIDPRLDGNYTPKSVRQFSEIAEKCLADEGKSRPSMGEVLWHLENALQLHQAHLQSATTDILSGHELKLSDSSTDMRCLEEEESAHSDCQDADGEVVDIKIEVPGAV, from the coding sequence ATGAGATATTTCCCGCATCTGCTGCTGATTCTGGTGGTGTTCCTGATCCTGGGCAACGCGCGAGCACAATCCAAGCCGCTTCTGATCAACTGCGGCTCGGATTCCAGCAGCACCATTGTCGACGGCAGGGCATGGGTGGGGGACTCCCGCTCTGACGGCGCCAACTTCACTGTCAGTTCACCAGGCGCCATTGCCCCGGCTCCGAAAGCTGCTGCTGGTGGAGAGGAGGATGTGTACGGGGACCTCTACAGGACTGCTCGCGTCTTCAACGCGTCGTCCAGCTACAGGTTCAGGGTTGCCGCCGGAAGCTACTTCCTCCGGCTCCATTTCAGCCAGCTGTTCAGCAATCTCAGTTCCAAGGAATCGGTTTTCGATGTCACGGCCAATGACCTGAAGCTGATCTCCAAGTTCAGTGTCCCTGGAGAGGTCTACTGGAGGAACTCCGAGATCAACTCCACCAGCAACGTCATCGTCAAGGAGTACCTTCTGAATGTCACCTCTGGGAAGCTGGAGGTTGAGTTTGCTCCTGATGCTGGGTCGTTTGCCTTCATCAATGCAATGGAGGTTGTGCCCGTGCCCGGCAGCTCGGTCTTCGATTCGGTTAACAAGGTGGGTGGTGTTGGGTTGAAGGGCCCTTTCAGCCTTGCAGACAGTGGCATCGAGACCATGTACAGGGTGTGTGTTGGAGGTGGCAAAATTGAGAGGAAGGAGGACCCGCGCTTATGGAGGAAGTGGGATTCAGATGAGCATTACATATTCTCTCTGAATGCTGCTCATGCTATCAAAAACACATCCAACATAAGCTATGTGTCAGGTGATGATTCAACCTCCGCACCACTAAGGCTCTATGAGACGGCCAGGGTAACGGAGGAGACGTTCGTCGTGGATAAGAAGTTCAATGTGTCATGGAGGTTCAATATAGACCCTGGCTTTGATTACTTGGTCCGGCTGCATTTCTGTGAGCTGGAGTATGAAATGCCGGAGCAGCGCAAGTTCAAGATCTACATAAATAGCAAGACTGCTGCAGAGAACTATGATGTGTTTGCAAAAGCTGGGGGCAAGAACAAGGCTTTTCATGAGGACTTTCTTGATGATGCCTCGTCGCAGATGGACACCCTTTGGGTTCAGCTGGGTTCTGAGTCCTCTGCAACAAGCGCTGCAGCTAGTGATGCACTTTTGAATGGCATGGAAATCTTTAAGGTCAGCCGGGATGGAAATCTTGGCCACCCAACAATTAGAATTGGGGGTACGAGTGGTGGCATGGTGAAACCAAAGCGTAGCCCCAAGTGGGTACTAattggtgctgctgctggtctGGTGATGTTTATCTCAATTGCTGGTGCTATTTATTTCTGTTTTTACCTTCGACGGAAGAAAAATACCCCAGCTAACATAACCAAGGACAACCCACCAGCTACACCGATGGCTACAAATGCTCGAGCCTCCCCAACTCTTCGCACGACTGGAACATTTGGTAGCTGCAGGATGGGTAGGCAATTCAGCTTTGCAGAAATCAAAGCAGCCACCATGAACTTTGATGAGTCTTTGGTGATTGGAATTGGGGGTTTTGGCAAGGTCTACAAGGGTGAAACTGAAAATGGCACTCCAGTGGCAATCAAGAGGGGCCATGCACAATCTCAGCAGGGTGTCAAGGAGTTTGAAACTGAGATTGAGATGCTCTCAAGGCTGCGACACCGGCACCTTGTGTCCTTGATTGGCTACTGTGATGAACAAAATGAGATGATCTTAGTTTATGAGCACATGTCAAATGGCACCTTGAGGAGCCACCTTTATGGAAGTGACCTTCCTGCTCTTACATGGAAGCAAAGGCTTGAAATCTGCATTGGTGCAGCACGGGGGCTTCACTACCTTCACACTGGACTTGATAGGGGCATAATCCACAGGGATGTCAAGACTACTAATATTTTGTTGGATGATAATTTCGTCGCGAAGATGGCAGATTTCGGTATCTCAAAAGATGGTCCGCCATTGGATCATACTCATGTTAGTACTGCTGTGAAAGGGAGTTTTGGTTACCTTGATCCAGAGTACTTTATGAGACAACAGTTAACACAGAGTTCAGATGTGTACTCTTTTGGTGTTGTGCTGTTTGAGGTGCTATGCGCTCGACCAGTCATCAACCCGACCTTACCAAGGGATCAGATAAACCTTCCTGAGTGGGCTTTGAAGTGGAAAAGGCAAAACTTACTTGAGACCATAATTGACCCTCGGTTAGATGGAAATTACACACCAAAGTCTGTCAGGCAATTCAGTGAGATAGCAGAAAAATGCCTTGCAGATGAGGGGAAGAGCCGGCCATCAATGGGTGAAGTCCTGTGGCACCTAGAGAACGCTTTGCAGTTGCACCAAGCGCATCTGCAAAGTGCAACTACTGATATTCTATCAGGACATGAGCTGAAGCTCTCTGATTCATCTACTGATATGCGGTGcctggaagaagaagaatctgCTCATTCAGACTGTCAGGATGCAGATGGGGAAGTGGTTGATATCAAAATTGAGGTGCCAGGGGCTGTTTGA